The Cryptomeria japonica chromosome 9, Sugi_1.0, whole genome shotgun sequence DNA segment atcaacaaaaaattcaaagcTTATCAAATACTCTTAAGAAATTTCACATCGGATTCACTAAAATGATGTTATCTAAATGGAGATGGGGAAGATCAATCATGAATTCGTTTAAATAACAAGTCCAACCATAGACAAAACAAACTCAAAACATTTCAATAACATATCAAAGAAGATTACCAAACTAGTTAGGAAAATAATCAGCTAAATTAACATAAtacttccccatgatgctcccATGCTATTTTCTCTTACGTGTCATCCTCCACTTCAAGATCCTACTACTATGAATGTTTCTCTCATACTGAGAACCAACACAAGGATGTCAAATGAAGATTGGGAGAATATTGATGATAGTGAAGTCTTGAATGAAGATGTGAATGAAGTATTTGATGTCAAATAACAATTCCAACTAGTGAAAGAGCTAAGACATGATATTAATCCCTCCTACAAAAGTAGTCAAATCCTTAACAAAATAACAATGCATATGGATGATTCTAGTCCTCTTCAACAATGAAggaaagggttctatttatagaaaaattgtggcaatagagggttgagattgattggcTGAAGAGGGGCTAAGATTGCTTGAGGAttccatgatcctcaatccatatGCTCTTCCTCAagcaatcacatgttgacaagtgtcaacaaggaaAGACTTGAGAGGCAAATGGACAAAGCCTTAAAGGCTTGAGGGAACTTGAGGGTTACGATGGATGGTTGGGTTAATGGGTAAGCCTTTAACCAAGGGTTGGGggattgtgcaagggttaaagtggGGTTTAGGATGGTCAAAACCCATGTGAATTTGATTGTAAAAAGGGAGAAGGCATTGaaggctttgtaagagccttaatgGTTGACAAGTGACTCCTTAATCCCATGATTTAGGAATGTGCAAAAAATTAAGGGGTGATTAGGCTAATGATAAGGGGTTTCAAAATGATTAAGGGGAGGgttagtgtgcaacttgcattttctataAAATGAAAGTGGGTGAGGGGATTTAAATTAGATAAGATAATTACTTAATTTAAATGCATGTGGAAGGATAAAGGtagttaaatatattttaatttatttatatgtgaGAGGGGATAAAGGGATTTAAAtagatattaatatatttaaatgtgagagaggaggttttaggagaagatgaattaattaaacaaatgtgttttgtttatttaattaaaagtcaaaacatagtttaatgaattaaatcaaatacattaaatcatatatttaattaatagaagaacatagctaaagtgaattaattaaatgttaatttaattaatagttgaactataatttaataatcaaataaatatcaaatatctaTTTAAGTAAGTGGATGGAAATGAGTGTCTACACTAAGTATTGTATCAAATATTTTTCAATAAAAGGCAGTTATAGAGTCATTTATAGGAATCAACTTTGTTTCGAATACTATAAGTATCGATATACTATTTTAAGCTGTTCAACAGTTGTAGCATTGAGATGTTGATTGTTCGTAGCTTCTTCACTCAAAATCTTGCAAAATTAGCAAAAAAGACATTAACTATAAAAATTGAAGTTGAGGTGAAATCTGCAAATGCTAATTCTTTTAGCAAAGAGTTATGAACTATGAGGAAAATTACTGGTTGACGGTTTCCACCAAGCTCAATCTTTAAACTAACATGTAAGACAATTTACAACCTGCAGATTCTGACACAATGGGCACTGAATCAGCATAACGGTAAAAGCAGGATTAACTAACGTCAACTTGTACAATCTCTGGACACTTGAAACCATGAAGAGGACTACATATGATTGTCTGCACATAgctaaaaaaaaagataaatataaAAAACTATGAACGAATACAAAAAAATTGAGATAAAGCTGTAAAGATTAAGATCTAAAATCTGTGCAATCTTTTCCTTTTTCTTGCTCGGGATTGCCTGCTGTCAAttcacttcttcctcactatcattagCATGATCTTCACTATGGAAAgtatacaaataaaaaatattaaagataGGGGAAACATCTCCACCAATTGGCAAATCTGCGTCATAAGCAAATAATTAGGATACTCTAACAATTTGAGTTGTAAAATAAGACTTATATTTTGCAGATAAAAACTATACCATCACTTAGACAACAAGAATCAAATGGAAAACTATATCTAATAGTAATAACCAAATACACCTAATCAGAATAGAATACATACGGGTATGGAGATACCTCGCTATCCCATTGGCCCTAGCAATTGGTCAAATCGAATTTACTACATTATATAACCGGCCATTTCTTTTCCATTGAAGGGGCCTCGGAATGAAACAAAGCTTAAAAGAAAGAGTACACAGGATGAACGTTACATAGCAATTCAGTAGATTTATACGAAATTGAAATAGTAGTAGCATTTGAATAAGATATATATCGGCGCAGTCAGGTAGTGTTGGTGTCCAAGTCGTTGGAAGTAGGTTGTATACTAGGGGTGACAGGACTTAACCACTGGTCACAGAAATCATCAGTGTAGTTTTTTTTGGTATCGCAGGGATACCTGTTAAGGCACTCGTCCCAGCAGCTGCTCTCCAAAGGATGCTTTTCTCTCACCACTTCCCAGACCGCGGTGTTGCACTTGAACCCCGATCCCAACGCAATCTGCAACACGCGCTCCCCCACTTTTAGCCGCCCTTTTGCATACAAGTACGCCATTTCGTACCACACGCCGCTGGCGGATGTGTTGCCGAAACGAAAAAGCGCCATGCGCGACGCCTCCAGATCGTACTCATTTAGCTTCAGGCTTTTCCCGATTCCGCTGATGACGCCGCGACCTCCCGGGTGGACGCAAAAATGTTGGAACGCCAGCTTGAAGTTGGGAACATAGGCCTCCACCTTCATCttcaacaaatttatgcagagCCAATTGTAGGCATAGTACAGCTGCTCGCGCAAGGGAAGAACCTTGGGGCCGAGCTTGGCTAAGTTGGTAGTCAAGGCCTTGGCAGCAATTGTGTGTAGAGAAGAGCGGAGACGGACCCCGTAGACACCTTCATCGTCCTCCGTCACAGATATGCAACCGTAGGCCTCGTTGGCGGCGGCCACATTGGTCCGAATTGAATGGAGAAGCCGCAATTTGGCTCGCGCGGCGTCTTGCGGTTTGTTGGAGAGAAGCAAGGCGGCGCCGCCTGCTCGGAAGAGGGAGTTGGTGAGCATGAAGCTTCTGTCTTTGCCGGGGTAGTTTGCATTGACGGTTGTGTTCTCGGTGGAGAGGATGAGGGCGTACGAGTCCGGATTTACGAGCAACAGATCTTTGGCCATGTTCACCGCCAAAACGCCGGCGCTGCACCCCATGCCAGAAAGATTAAACGTCTTCACGTTTTCCTTCATCTTATAGTGGTTCGCAACAACGGACGCGTGCGACGGCGCCGCCGTGAAAGTGGAGACCGTTACGATGAGTATATCGATGTCTTGCGGCGTGACACCCGTCCTGGCAAACAGGTCGGCCGCCGTTGCGAAGAAGGTCTCCTCCATCTCCACACGCGCTTCCTCCAATGTCGCCACCATTTCCTCTTTGAAAATGAACCGCGGCAGCGAAGTCTCTTCTCCCAGACCGGAGCTGAGAAATATTTTCCACTGGAATTTCAGGTTTTCTGGAATGATAGGCTCTGTACTAAATGAAACGTAAATGCTCAACTCAGCGTTAGCCTGGCGCTCCGCCGGCGGTTTGTAGCAGGTGAAGTCCACAAGAAAACATTCCCGACGGCTTTGTTTGGCGAGGAGTTGAAGCAGCAGCCACCCCAGCGCCGTCGCCACACATAGCTGCGACAGCACTGAACTGTTGCGGAGAAGCAGCAGTAGCATGCATACAAAACCCACCCAACGCTTCATATTGGCTTTCTGGTAAGAAGACGAATTCTGGTCGATCCGTTACATCTGGTTAAATATCTACCCAAGCCCATTTCTATTTAAGTGGTAAATGGCCTCCGACTAGCTTTCTCGTTAAACAACAAGTGTACTTCTTAATAAAGATGTCAACAACCTCCAGGTGGTCCTAGCGAGCTATCGCTTCCTGTTATAAATAGTTTGGTGGAATGCAAGGACATTTATCTatgtaactaaataaataaaactagCACCTCCGCCAAAAAGGAGGTGCACTGATTATCTAGAACAATATGATATTAATGAGGTTTTACTTCAAGAAGAATAGAAtctaacaaattatattttcataCAAAAATAGAATATATTAGGTGGAGTAAATTAATGTCTCTTGAATAGAAAAAGATATGCATAGAAAGAATAAAAATATCTTTGTAAACTATTTTTTCACaatagtaaattaaaataaataattgtcATTACATTAAGGAGTCTCTAGGAGAGACATTTTCTCAAAACAGTAAATAATGTGATCACATATTATTTTCTCTGCACCCATAAACAAAATACATTTACATCTGAGAAGAACCTCGTAACTTAAATCTCAAGCCTATAAGGAAGAACCTATTAACTTAAATCTCAAGCCTGTAAGGAAGAACCTATTAACTTAAATCCCAAGCTTGTAGGGAAGAACCTGTAACTTAAAATGTTTCTCTCTTAAAATCATGATTGATTCTAAAAAGGGGCAGAAGTTTAACTTGGAAAGATCACAATACTTGAAATTTGAACGAAGATTATTCAAATGGTTTAAAGGAGAAAAACCATCTTATTTTCCTAACTGAGATCTAATTTTGTTTAATAAATCTTTAATCTCTTATCTGTTATTTTGAAATGTGCATTTAAATTACACCGATGTTCTTGACTGATCATTCAACTCGTGAAAGTCATATCAAAAGGTAAAAGACAAGGTGAGCTATGCGAAGCCTACAACTGTGTTCAAGCATCTTTACATTTTGAAGCAAGAAAAGCTATGGTCTTAGGGTAATTTTCAAAAGGAAGGTAGAAACCAATAAGAAATGCCTAAGAAGTATCTTAGAAAcatccaattttaaaaaaacaaTCTTGAGTAAAAATAATGAATATGAACATTTGGCTAAagcattttcattttctttcttttatgTTACAAGAAATCATTTTGAAGTAATGCATTTGTAACTTGAAACACAATGAGGTTGTTTCATGAGGTAGCGAATGGTGAAACAATGTGCTAGTGAAAAATGGCAAAATCCTTGCTAGAAGAGTCACTTTTTTAGAGGAAGATGTGACTCATTTGTTTTCTGTGTAAAAAGTAACTTAAGTGTTAAGTATTTTTTTATAAAGTTCTAAGATATTTGCAAAAGGCCACAAGCATTGTTTCAGAATGCCAAGATAACCCTATCAAACACATATCAAAATTTCAGTTGTCATCCCCTTAATTTGATCACCAAtcattattttattgtttattttatttaatgaagaTATCCAACATAAGCAAGGGGAAAGATACATTTTTAGAACAAATAAATGAATAATagaagagaagtatagtacaacgTTTCTAGAATAGGCAATATGGCATGTTGTGAAATTGAAGACATTCTCAAGTTCTTCATATTATAtaaaacaaattgaagatagtGCCTTGCACTGCTTTGGACACTCCACCACACTagtatttcattcaatttgttaACAATTACCACTTAAAATAAATAAGGGACCGCAAGTAGATTATGTATTATACAAACACAAATATAAATATGCAAACCACTTGCAACTACGAGTAActataatgaaaataaattgaaaaaaatcaatttatttgaCATTTTTCATTGTAGATTCAGTAAGAAATACCAAAATTAAAAGTACTAACAAACATGTGTCATAATTATAATACAATCAAGATACCTTGGAATCCTCAATAAATAAGATTTTCTACCAATGAAAAAGACTGTATTACCAAATCACTAAATCATATTATCAATTTATCAAAGCTACTATTCAACACttaaatcttactttatcaaaACTATAAACCCATGGGAATGGATTGGGAATTCTAAAGTTCAAGACCTAAGTAGTGATACTCTCTAGACTCTAATTGTATACTTTCTCATAGGGAAATActtgtctattttcttctctctgtcttcaATGAAGCCTGAAACAAATATATATGCAAATCAAGTGATGTGTACTTTTTATTGAATGGCTCTCTCAAAGAATTCTTCTAGTTTTGGGAGATAATAGTAAGAACATGTAATATCGATTTCTCTACCACTTTCCTAGAAAtaaaaaactagcaattgcaccttggtgggCAATAGGTTCACCAAAAAGTTGTGGAAGGTTATAGAGAGaaatttttggtctattttttcatATATGCATGTAATACATCATGGACGTGGCTAAAATGGCTCCAAAAAGTGATTATAAGCTTCATGTTAGCCGCAACTTGTTCTGCTAATCACAATCAAGGATCTGTGATTTTTggaaaagtcaataacatgaagtttataaccactttttggagccagtttagtcaTGAGCATACACCATGGGGTATGGAGAtgaagaaggagagggagagataaagagatagaggataGTGGAATATATAAAGAAGTGAGagaaatatatagagagagggagacataaaagataaatatatagataggaaatgatatataaagagaggtggagatagggagagatataggggtagaaagagatggagagatataggAGTATAAAGACATGGAGAGTTAATGAGATAGGTAGATAGAGGGAGATGGAAGAACAAATGTTTAAAAAGATTGAGATATAGACGCAAAGAGATATATAAATAGAGGTCTAGGAATTGAGGGGGATGGAGAGATATGTAAGGATAGAGAGAGGGATAAATGTCTAGAGATAAAGATGGGGAGCTGAAAATATAGACCTAGAGATGAAGATATAGCAAGAGAGGAAGAGGttaaaaaatagatagagagataaacacagagagagatatgtagatagagaggaagagatagagggagcaggagagggagagatatagaaatatagatggtgagatagagtgataaagAGACAAAGATATAAGGAGAtaaagagaggggggagagggataCAAAGATATAGAGATTACTAATAGGCTCATGTTACATTTGTAATAGGGAGAGGAAAAGAAAGAGAGGGGTAGGGAtaaaaaagagaaacaaagaaagcaagagagggagagaggtgggGTAGAGGGAGAGAAaaaaagataaatatagagatagggAGTGATataaagagaggtggagagagggagattaggggtggagagagatggaagaagaaatattaagagatagagatagagaggcaaagagatatagatataaatatatgtctaggaagagagagagagatgcatggATAGAGAGGGAGACATGTTTAGAGATGAAGGGGGATAAGAATGGGGAGATAAATAGATGGAGAGATAGAAACAGGGAGATGacgagatatagatagagggatatAGGGAGATAGAGATGTATAGAGGTATAGAGGAAGAGAGAGGAGAGCTAGAGAgaaatatagatggtgagatagagagatagagatataaggagatatagagagggggagagagagagagagattaacaactaaagagaagtagagagacaaatagagagGGAGGAAAATATATGTGAAGataaagagagatatagagatatgttGGAAGAGAATGGGATAGAGATAGACAGGGTGGATAGGAAGGGAGCGAAGGatggagagatgtggagagagagggagggagagaaaagagagagagaagataggGAGAGATGAAGAGAGATAAGTAGAGGTAGACAGAGTAGAAGAGGTGGACAGAAGGAAAAATAGCTCAATATAgaaagggggagaggaagagggagatggaGACGAGGGATAGGAAAAAGATAGACCTATacaaagagagttagagagagagagagaaatacaaAGGGAAAGAtgaaaggagagaggaagagggagaaagagggaggaAATGAATGAGGGGGAGATAgatataaaaagataaagataaagataaaacaGATATAtagaga contains these protein-coding regions:
- the LOC131044579 gene encoding 3-ketoacyl-CoA synthase 1-like; translated protein: MKRWVGFVCMLLLLLRNSSVLSQLCVATALGWLLLQLLAKQSRRECFLVDFTCYKPPAERQANAELSIYVSFSTEPIIPENLKFQWKIFLSSGLGEETSLPRFIFKEEMVATLEEARVEMEETFFATAADLFARTGVTPQDIDILIVTVSTFTAAPSHASVVANHYKMKENVKTFNLSGMGCSAGVLAVNMAKDLLLVNPDSYALILSTENTTVNANYPGKDRSFMLTNSLFRAGGAALLLSNKPQDAARAKLRLLHSIRTNVAAANEAYGCISVTEDDEGVYGVRLRSSLHTIAAKALTTNLAKLGPKVLPLREQLYYAYNWLCINLLKMKVEAYVPNFKLAFQHFCVHPGGRGVISGIGKSLKLNEYDLEASRMALFRFGNTSASGVWYEMAYLYAKGRLKVGERVLQIALGSGFKCNTAVWEVVREKHPLESSCWDECLNRYPCDTKKNYTDDFCDQWLSPVTPSIQPTSNDLDTNTT